In Thermococcus gorgonarius, the genomic window CGTTGGCCGCAATAAGAATCATAAAAACTGAAAGAGCAAAGGACACACCTATTCTCAGGAGCAATCTCATCAAAAGGCCAATGTATGTGTCCCTATCCTCATATTTCCAGACAAAGGAAATCCAGAGGGTGGAAAACACAAGTGCGCTGGTACCAGTTGAGATTGCCAAGGCAAACAGCTCAAGAATGCCATGGGGTAGCACAACGTTACCCCGTCCTGAGAGTGTGAGAGATGTTATTACGCCAGCGGATAGACCGTTGGTGTAGAGAACCTTAAGGGTAAGGAACATGCCAGTAAATCCCCCGAGGACAATATCAACGAGAATAAGGAGATTGTGGAAAAGAATCTGCCGGATAAAAGATCCTACATGAGAAGCATTAATGGGCAGCGAAGCACCCCCTCCAGTAGACGGCAGAGAATGATAATAATAAGCCGAGAGTAAAACGAACATACAGAAAGAGAAAACTCCCAAACCCACTCCTACTAAAAACACTAGGTTGGCCTTGTTTATAACTTCACCACTTCCCTCATGGGATATAATTATCCCCCTCTCCTTTCTCCAGATTTCATAAAACCTAGGAAGAACGAGTGTGTCCAGAATCACGTCTATCACAAGAGTCCTACAGGTACAGGTTCCTCTATGGTTGTAAAAATGCCAGAGAACATCGGTAAAAGCCATGAGTAATACGAACAAGAGCGTGGCCATTATTTGGAACGAGGAGGATACGCGGATACCGTTTACCAGAAGATTAGCCAGAGAAATACCGAGAAAAATCAAGTAATAAAGCTTCAAAATATAAAAAGAGGATTTAAGCATCTATCTTGCCTCCATCATGCTATTGCTGCGATACTGGCAGCAAAAAGTATGAGGCCCCAGAATCCCATTGCATCTTCTATAATATGCTCAAGTGCAAATGTCAATGAACCCTCCTCAAACGCCTGCCATGCCGCACTGGAGGTAAGCATCTTTACTGCCACACCTGAAGGTAAGCCCATAGCACTCAAAGCAACCTCGGCATCATGGAAGCTAAGGTGTCCAGTAAAGTAGGCAGCAACTATTGCGTCGTTGCTTGAATTCACTCCTCCAAAGTGGGAGCTAAATCCCAAAAAACCAAAGGCCAAAATTCCTACTAGCAGCAATGCAGTTTTGGGAGGGATATAGGTGTGCCTATGTGACATACGACATCACCAAATACAACACTACAATC contains:
- a CDS encoding stage II sporulation protein M → MLKSSFYILKLYYLIFLGISLANLLVNGIRVSSSFQIMATLLFVLLMAFTDVLWHFYNHRGTCTCRTLVIDVILDTLVLPRFYEIWRKERGIIISHEGSGEVINKANLVFLVGVGLGVFSFCMFVLLSAYYYHSLPSTGGGASLPINASHVGSFIRQILFHNLLILVDIVLGGFTGMFLTLKVLYTNGLSAGVITSLTLSGRGNVVLPHGILELFALAISTGTSALVFSTLWISFVWKYEDRDTYIGLLMRLLLRIGVSFALSVFMILIAANVEYSNILFLLGKVAKPSAWYAWVYVGDGLLLIASLLTLIDAFLFERLYAPSLFDRFFFPFLFMFSILNAPAPLDRMAKLMIFGSLMTSIYVLSRQIVESVVTYLLRPRPVPGSDFILTLVQGTSMNPTIFEGDVVVISRKVPGKLEPGMILDVRIPLRYMSRARNFIHRLVWTDGRAIQTKGDNLRHLDPKMPVRNVEGVAVAVLRESNGGFQVEPLVDDPKIPREVVKIAGDMIRRHRAFRTRTRLVGIYLPLFVTGVVSIVLLALN